The genomic window GTCGCGCGGGGAGCCATTGTTACCGGTATCGATGTTTCCGAGAAGATGATTGAGATCACGCGATCAAAAATGGGGGATGCCTGTCGCTGTTATGTTCAGGATATCTCGATAGGCTTGCCGGATGAGCCGTCGGAGCAGTTCGATATCGTGATTTGCCCCCTTGTGATTCATTATTTGGCTGATTTGAACCGGTTGTTCTCTGATGTTCATCGGGTGTTGAAAGCAGGCGGGCTGTTCGTTTTCTCGACCCATCATCCTTATCCGGATTTTGAGCGTTCACCCTCGGCAAACTATTTTGCAACAGAAGCGGTGGTTGAGGAGTGGGATACGCTGGGCAGGCCAGTTCCCGTCACCTTTTACAGAAGGCCGATCAGCGCCATTGCCAATGCCATTGCCGAGGCGCAGATGTTTATTGCCAATATCTCGGAGGGGAAGGTGAGCAAAGCGTTAAAACAGGCTTCACCAGAACTTTATTCCAGGCTGTCCACCTCCCCCCATTTTATGTTTTACCAGTGCAAACCCCTCAGAGGTTTGCCTGAAAGCCCCGTAGGGCAGTCCTAAAATGGTTTTTCTCGGTGTTGAAGCTCTTGTTCAGGTCTCGACATGAATGGCGAGCTTCGCCTTGATAAAAACCATTTCTAGGATCCGCAGAGCTCTATCTGAAGTAATCAGAGGTGCCTTAAATCATATAGCGATTGATCTTGGCGATCAGGTTACGCTCGTCGAAGGGCTTTTCCAGATAGTCATTAGCGCCAACCTCTTTACCCGTGGCTTCCAGCTCGGCGTTTTCCTGTTCGGCGATCAGCAGGATGGGGATTGAGCGGGTCTCCGGTTGGCTGCGCAGTTGGCGACAGACTTCGAGGCCATCGATATCCGGCATTTCAATGTCGAGTAACAGCAGGTCGGGTGAAATAGATTTAGCGAGTGCGATGCAGTCAGAACCGTTGTCAGCGGTGACAATATTGCAATGACTGCTCAACTGACTGGTTAACAAGTTGAGTGTCTCGGCATCATCGTCAGCAACCAAAATGGTTTTCTGGCTGTCGGTTTCCTGGTATGAAATGCGATTGCGCCCTTCTTTCTTGGAGCGGTAGAGCAAGTTGTCCGACTGTTCTATCAGATTATCGAAAGACCGCCCGGTAGTGTGGGTGCAGGTAGCAACGCCAATGCTGGCGGTCACCACTTTTTCTGTGGTGGATTTGTCGTGGGGGATCTGCAAATCGACAATGCTTTGACGAATATTCTCGCCAACTTGTCTGGCGCCAGAAATATCGGTGTCTGGCAGCAGGACAATAAACTCTTCACCGCCATAGCGGGCGACAATGTCCGTGGGACGTCGTACCGATTTCTGTAGCGCTTCGGCAACCTGTTGCAGGCAAGTGTCGCCCATCTGATGGCCGTAGTGATCGTTAAACAGTTTG from Aestuariirhabdus haliotis includes these protein-coding regions:
- a CDS encoding diguanylate cyclase produces the protein MQILLVEDSATIRHTMSSYIRDAGHEPSAAQSGEEALQMLEHSAFDLIIMDVEMPGLDGFETTRLMREWLGDRWIPIIFATGKTDEKSVEEGIEAGGDDYLNKPVSSIILKAKIRAMERIIDMRNQLNEMYDELERLSQRDGLTKLYNRRTFNELSKQQWAVAKRTHSPISVIMLDIDHFKLFNDHYGHQMGDTCLQQVAEALQKSVRRPTDIVARYGGEEFIVLLPDTDISGARQVGENIRQSIVDLQIPHDKSTTEKVVTASIGVATCTHTTGRSFDNLIEQSDNLLYRSKKEGRNRISYQETDSQKTILVADDDAETLNLLTSQLSSHCNIVTADNGSDCIALAKSISPDLLLLDIEMPDIDGLEVCRQLRSQPETRSIPILLIAEQENAELEATGKEVGANDYLEKPFDERNLIAKINRYMI
- a CDS encoding class I SAM-dependent DNA methyltransferase, which encodes MRPSKRLDGCGYKTGLEADLPAGEEVAPGGFVVSNSMYTDYADEYEAAIQENIFNGKFERPSLLGLLPALNGKQVLDLGCGPGVYAAELVARGAIVTGIDVSEKMIEITRSKMGDACRCYVQDISIGLPDEPSEQFDIVICPLVIHYLADLNRLFSDVHRVLKAGGLFVFSTHHPYPDFERSPSANYFATEAVVEEWDTLGRPVPVTFYRRPISAIANAIAEAQMFIANISEGKVSKALKQASPELYSRLSTSPHFMFYQCKPLRGLPESPVGQS